ATGGAATTCTTGTGATGGATCATCGATCATTCATCGCCATGGCCATCGCCATCGCCATATATATACATGGAATTTGCTCACATGACCGTGCATGCGTTGACGTTTTCGTCGCTGAACATGTTCATGTACTTGAGCTCGGGTGCGGAGGGTTCGGCCATGGCCTGCGGCGCGCTGCGGACGAACCCCGCGGGTGCCTTCTTGTCGTAGGCGCCGCCGACGTAGGGGTAGGTGGTGAGCGCGTAGGGCACGTAGGGCCACATCTCGGCGTTCTTGCCCGTGGCCTTGACGCGCTGCAGCACCTTGGCCGGCTCCACGTACCCCGTCACCGTGCACTTGCTCTGCTTCGGGTTCACCGCCACGCTCGTCACCCCGCGCATCGACTTCACCGCGCTCTTCACACGACGCTCGCAACCCTCGCAGTCCATCTTCACCTTGATGTTCACCGTCTGCAATCACCGGCGTGTCCGGCGCCGGCGGCAACAATTCAGTAATTCATTCAAGCTTCTATCTAGTAGGAGTAGCTAGCAGctccgatatatatatatatatatatatatatatatatatatatatatatatatataactgtcGTACGTACCTGCAGCGGTCGCTTCTTCCTGAGCTTGAGCGCCTCCTTCGTCTCCGTGAGGCTGCACAGATGCGACAAGTGGTCCAGGATGCCCATGGCGGAACTGCACGCCGGTGTATGCTCCCTGCTGCCGCCTTATTTGCCTCTATCTCAGCTCGCCGTCGCCCGATCCGATCCTCTCAAACTCTGACTGACAGGAGaccagagcagagcagagcagagcagagtaGCTTGCTTGTGTCAAGACTGAAGATAGGAGGATTATATATTGTTGATTGATGAAGCCGGCCGGCCGATCCCCGAACTAGGATGGTATGGTATATATAGTGGAGGCCACCCCCGGACAAATTAAAGCTTATCTGGTTTCTGCACAAACAAAAAGCTAGAGAGAAGATGCAAGATGCCTGCAGGTTTCTCATCCGGCCCTTATTACTTGTTTTGTTTGGAAGGgggaagaaaaaagaaaaagaaaatatatttgTATGGCCAGGATGGATGCCCGGCAGCCCAGGCTTTTTGTTTGCAATCATCTTCATCTCATTATGTTGGTCCATGCTTCCATGGTATACGCACAGTAATACAAAAAACTGTCAAACCGCTGCTGAGCTTTCGGATTTTAGTGAGCGACGTGGACAAGAAAACGACATCCTCCTTATTACTCCTGACCTTTAGCTCCTTCAATTCCATGATAGGAGTGGCCCACTGCATGCCCTGCCTGATAGCCTGTCTGATTTTGATTTGATAGCACAGCTAGCTCCTCCATCTTGGCCGGTCCAAACGCTGCTCGAAACGTGTGCATGAATCAACGAAACCAAACGAAACTTCATTACCGACCTACTACTTTGTGCATTATATTGATGATTTACGTGTCCTGTAAAAGACATGTTTCGGATCCTATACATTTTGAAACCAATTGCTTCAAATTTCACTGTTAGGTTATTTTGCCAATAATTCCTCAACCAAACAGCGAAACAGTATCCTTTTATTTGTCATGTACTACTTtcaagtgtgtgtgtgtataacaTCCATCTACAACAATGTTTTATGGTATTAAATAATTTCTATTTATTGCAACTTTTTTTAAGGATTGAGCGGCGAGAAGGGGTGCAAAATGTCTTCACTTATAGTTATAGATCCCAGATGCCAAGTCAGGACTACAAGGTAGGAGCTCGGCATAGCAGATCACATACTCCTTTTATCTCGAAAATACAATCGTTTTGAGACTTGACACGCTACAAATACTGATGGCAAAAGACCAGTATACccctactccctctgtccctatCTCAATTTCTCTCTTGTGTTTCTCCTCATTTTTGTCTAGATCCGATGGGCGGCCTCCACCTCGCCGCGCACAAACTATCCCTACCCCGCTAACCCCGTGTCCATGCAAGCAGCAGCACGGCTCCGCTGTGGGGGCCCACCTCGTAGGAGCTGAGGATCAAGGGGACGACTGTGTGGATCTTGGCGACAGCATGCTGCTCGTGTGAGGTCATTGCCCGTCCTTGACCATGCTGGTAGCCTCGGCTAGGGTGTCGCTCCACCTTCTGCGTGTCTGCCTGCCTCACCCAAGAGAAGAGGGCTAccagaggaggaggaagaaggttgTAGCCACGGACCTCACTGGTGGTGACCCACTCTGCTTCTACCTCTATGCTGGTGAGGCCGGATGCGGTGGGGTGATGCCGGTGGATGTGGATCCAATGTAGCCATAGCCATGTAGCCGAGTGGGGAGAGAAGAGCGAGCAGAAGAAAAGAAggtagagagaagagaaaggcgTAGGCCTAGTACGCGTGGGATCCACCTATACAGACTAAAACACCACTTGCTGTGGGAAAAATTTTGAAAGATAGAACGACTGTGTTTTTGGATAGAGAAAGTATTAGACCCACACTTTAGTTGTGTATAAGTTGTCATCTCTCTACATAGCTAACAGCAACGTACAGGACAGATATATATGAGCCGTGTTGGCCAAAAAAATAACTAGAACTACTGTTAATTCACGCAAGGCTACGGATGGACGTGAAGGTTATTGTTGTTGCTGCAACTAATTAATTAAAAGATATTTGGAACTTTGCAGAGGTTGGTGAGGGAGGTGGGAGGGGACGTATGGTACTCCATGATAACGATACAAAGATATATATGATGTCCGGTCAACAGAATACAACTTTACAAAATATTCGTTGGAAATATTTGTGAAGAATGGCTATATATATTATTGATGTATATCCTACGCAGATCCTGAACTTTAGACTTGTTGTGAATGTTTGTCAACTAAAGGAGACCATATGATTGATACTTTGATAGTTTGATATATGCATAAACTGACAGGAGCGTGAAGCCATGCATGCGCCAACTTTCTTTTTTGACAGcagtagtagtatatatataactgATCGATCTGATCAATGTGGGAGGAGATAGATATATAGATAGAGAATCAACCTCTCCAACAAGTAACGCAAGGTGTCCTGATTGCCGACTGCGACGTTCCAGCTTTTGCAATCAGTAAGTGCCCAAGTGGTGATAAAGGAAATATGCCATCATCGTCTGTGAACTGCATTCTGCCGGATATCTTTATCCCTGATTCCAATCCTATTCCTTTTCTTCTTCAAGAATTAATTAAGTAGATGATGAATCATATATATACATCCGCATAGAAAACGATGATACAGTACCTAATTAGCTTGTATATATATGCACGTACGTGTTGATTGGCTATATATATTTTCTTTGATCCCAAACTAAATTAAAGAACAGTTACTCTTGACACAGCTAAGCTAGTTTTGGCAGAGGTGAGGGATATCTATGATGTGTCGCGCCAAGCCAGCACAACATTCTCTCTTGGCTGTGAACTGGCTAGATTTGCTTTACCGGTACATCGATTATTGCCTTTCGCATCAGAACATTCTCTCTTTGTTTTAAGGGATTGCTATATATTGTTTTCAGGCGTGCATTGCAATATTCTTCTTGGCAACGACAGCTTTATTTGCACACACGTACATCTTGCTGCTTTATTCTATATACTCGTATCTACTTTGGTAGCTTTGCAAATTCTACACTTTATTTAGCTCAACATCAAGCTTTTCCGCAGAACATTACAAAAAGAAATGAGCAGGCTACCCTGCTTCCTCTCACACTTCCTGTGAAGCTACTTGTCTGCTAAGTTTCCTCCAGCTCTAGTTAGCTGTTAGATCAAACTCCAACTAGGACCATCTTATCGGAGCAAAAAGATATGATTTGTTCCCTCACAAAATATATTATAGGGGAAACATATAAAACTGATATTGAGAAAGTATATTGTGCTTCTTGTTTTTGCAGTGAGCCGATTTGGCTTGCTCGCTGCAGCAAGGATAAACTTTCCCATGACCCAAGGTAGGCCTTATCTGGATATAGTTGGATTTGCATCAAACCACATCTGTTGAGGTGGATTGAAGtagaatttaaactaaattacACCCTAATCTACTgcgacacatgtggattgaggcaGAGGCGAAGCCAGCCACTATGGCTACTGGGGTCTTATATATTATACAGTGGGGTCAATAGTAGCGATGAGCAGTAATCAACAGTAGTTCTCTATAGGATTTGTAGAAATTTATCAGGTCGCTTGACCCCTATGCCAAAGGCTAGCTCCGCCTCTGGATTGAGGTAAATCTGATAATATCTAAATAATACAGTAAGCTAGTCGAGAAACCAAATGCCTTTGCTCAACTACAACTTCTAGCTCGGCAAGATGAAATAGTGCTTGACAAAGATTCCAAGCATGCCCTATGTATGCTGATTGAAGAGAAGTTATTATAGCATAGGAAGATTTGCAACCACAAACTGTTAAAGGTTAGTAACCGGCCGGGTACATCAAAGCACGCCATGCTAATGAAATAGTTCTGAAATTCACATTGCGTGGTGAAGGAAACGTATGTAACGGAGTCACAATGAAGTTTTCATTCTACATGATGCATGTAGCTAGAAAGTATCAAATACTTATGAATTTTGAACATATACTATTATATCTGTATGTGTACGTACCTTTCACTTATGTATAATTAAATTG
This window of the Sorghum bicolor cultivar BTx623 chromosome 7, Sorghum_bicolor_NCBIv3, whole genome shotgun sequence genome carries:
- the LOC8067059 gene encoding heavy metal-associated isoprenylated plant protein 20, which gives rise to MGILDHLSHLCSLTETKEALKLRKKRPLQTVNIKVKMDCEGCERRVKSAVKSMRGVTSVAVNPKQSKCTVTGYVEPAKVLQRVKATGKNAEMWPYVPYALTTYPYVGGAYDKKAPAGFVRSAPQAMAEPSAPELKYMNMFSDENVNACTVM